One bacterium genomic window, ACGACCTTGTTTGTCCTTGCGATACTCAACACCCAGTACTTTTCGAACATCATACTCAACCGTTGTGGTTATCGTGTAACCAAAACCGTTGCCGGAGTAGTACGAGCTGGAAGAACTGGAACGCGACTTCACGATGAAAACGACACCATCTTCCGGTTTCACCGAACCGACTCCTAATTCCTTAAGAGTGTGTTTCCACGAAATCTTACCATCACGAGTAAATGGGATCGCAAAGATGAATTTACCATCGGAGCAGTACATCGTCTTCCGTTCAGCATTGTACTCCATGAGATAACTCGTTGGATCTTCCTTGAATTCTTTCTCTTTGGTCATATCCCAGACGATGTTCCCTTTTGCTTTGTCAATTGCCAAAAATCCAAACGGCTTCTTGGTTTCGATTTTAGTTTCCTTGGCTTTACAGGAACCGGGACTCGTGCTAAGAGTGTACTTATAAGACTTAAAAGTTCGTCCAATCTGGATGTAGAACGTGTTATCCAATTCGACCAAACCAGTCGCATTGCCGATTTCGGGAGTCTCCCATTCGACGTTTCCGGTTACATTGTCGAAGCATAACATTTTCCGGTCGGCACAGAGATAGACTTTTCCATTGTTGACAATCGGTTGGGTTAAATACGAGTCGGTATACTTTCGAGCGCGAGCCGCATTAATCATTTGGGCAGCGCCTTCAAGGGTTCCACCCATATCACCGCCCGCGGCACCGATGCGATTAAATACTTCATTAAAATCCATCAAATAATCGAAGTAATGCCGCCACACGATTTTCCCGGTTTTGGGGTCGAACCGCACCAACCCTTCACCGGTATTGTTTTCTGCTTCGTACTTGGTATGGTCGTACTTACCCCATTTGGGGGCTTTCACTTGATGATTCGGCTGCGTGTTTTTCACGAGAAAAGTCATCATCCCATTCGACTGATCGAGCGTTTCGTAATAGGTTACACGGATTTTTTTGTATGCGCCGATTAAACCAAACAGTGATGGGGGATTCGATCCACCCCTTAGTAATAC contains:
- a CDS encoding PQQ-binding-like beta-propeller repeat protein, which produces VLLRGGSNPPSLFGLIGAYKKIRVTYYETLDQSNGMMTFLVKNTQPNHQVKAPKWGKYDHTKYEAENNTGEGLVRFDPKTGKIVWRHYFDYLMDFNEVFNRIGAAGGDMGGTLEGAAQMINAARARKYTDSYLTQPIVNNGKVYLCADRKMLCFDNVTGNVEWETPEIGNATGLVELDNTFYIQIGRTFKSYKYTLSTSPGSCKAKETKIETKKPFGFLAIDKAKGNIVWDMTKEKEFKEDPTSYLMEYNAERKTMYCSDGKFIFAIPFTRDGKISWKHTLKELGVGSVKPEDGVVFIVKSRSSSSSSYYSGNGFGYTITTTVEYDVRKVLGVEYRKDKQGREFILGIGEDGLVRIDLDGKVVWKADKKVWDWDRDDVTFTPFYLPDGDICFGFNRRLTRIDVDKGSTIFQVKEDKTASFDVHPTGNSLIAYTKKWIRSFDLTQAE